DNA sequence from the Leptolyngbya sp. SIO1E4 genome:
GATGGTGAGTTTAGACACTTTTTGCCTCCTAAGGTGGTTTGCATTCGGATCAAGCAAACCCTAGACCCTGTCTTGACCAAGATGTACTTGACTCAACTGAATAGCGCCCTAGGTTGGGTTGGCACCTTGATGAGCCTGTAGCCTCGATGATTCGGCGCGATCGCGCTAGCAAAAACCGTCCAAAACGGTCTTGCCAATTGCGGTTCCACTCTCCTGTAATTCGTGTGCGGCTCGCAGACTTGCCACGCTCAGACCGCCACCATGGTTGTTGACGGTCGCGATTAGCGTGCCGTTATCCAACAGATCTGCGACGCGGTTTAGAAGCATATGCTGCGCATCCATGTCTTCTGTCTGGAACAGGGAGCGGGCAAACATGAACTCCCAACTCAGAGAGAGTGCCTTGCTTTTGAGGGGCACCACGTTGAGAGCCTTGGGGTCGTCGATTAGGGCGACGTGGCCACGCGGTTTAATTAGCTTGATGATGGCCTCGAAATGTTTGTCCGTATGGGTCAGTGAGGCAACATATCGAGGAGAAATATCCAGTGCCTTCATCTCCTCGTCAAGGGGATTGCGGTGATTGACCACATGATCAGCCCCCATCTTTTTGACCCAAGTGCGGGTGTCATCACGCGACGCCGTTGCGATGACGGTCAGACCTGTGAGCTTCTTCGCCAGCTGAATCAGAATCGACCCGACGCCGCCAGCGCCGCCAATGACAAGCAGTGCTTCGCCGGTTCCTTCACCCTCTTTGAGCCCAAAGCTATCGAACAGAATCTCCCAAGCCGTAATCGTCGTCAGAGGCATTCCCGCAGCTTCGGTAAAACTGAGTGAGGAGGGTTTGCGACCGACAATCCGCTCATCAACTACATGAAATGCGGCGTTGGTACCGGGTCGGGTGATGTCACCTGCGTAGAACACCGCATCGCCAGGTTGGAATCGCGTGGTTGCTGAACCGACCGCTTTGACAATTCCAGCAGCATCAAAGCCAAGAATGCCAGGGCCGTTGTCTGGCTGCATACTGGCGCGCACCTTGACATCGACCGGGTTGACCGAGATGCCCCGAACTTCCACAAGCAGGTCGTTCGAGCCGGGCTGAGGCATGTCGGTCTCAAACTCGATGAGAGCGTTTGCTGCCGAAATCGGACCTGCATCCGTGTAGCCAATGGCTTTCATCATGATCTGTCCTTCCTACGGGAACACCGGTATTGCCAGTGCGTGGGTGTTCCCTATTCAAGAGCCAGCGTATGTCCATGCAACAAACTTGACAAGTACCCACATTTTTGTAAGTAATGGAGATCCTTGAACGTATCACGACCCCAACCATGACGCGGAAGTACAACTGGAAAACGGGTTGCGACGTGGAAGCGACGCTGAGCGTTATCGGCGGTAGATGGAAGCCGATACTGGTGTGCCATCTGCTTGATGGACGCAAGCGCTTCGGTGAACTGCGACGCCTCACCCCCAATGCGACGGAGCGCATGATCACGCTGCAGCTGCGCGAGTTGGAGGCGGATGGTGTGATTGCGCGGCATGTCTATGCCGAAGTCCCGCCTCGCGTCGAGTACGAGGTAACGGAGTTCGGACGATCCCTTGAGGCCATCCTCGTTCTCATGCAGGAGTGGGGCAGCGCGTTCAAAGCCCGTCGGCTTGCCGAGGAGTTAGAAGGCGAGCAGTCCGCGAAAACCGCATAAATTGGTCTGGCTGAAAGAGCGTTTTTTAGCATATGGATGCAGCCGTACAGCACTACGCAAAAGTGGACGAATGGCAAAATCCAGACATTAATCAAAAAATATTGACCGCCACTCAGCTCCCCCGTTATCCGACTTCGAACATTAGACCGGTCCCCTAATCCCCTACTTTTGGGGGACTTCCTCGTATTTTGGGGCTGTTGAGGCATGGCCTCCCCCAGAATTGGAGGATAGGAGGGGGCCTTATTTTATTCGTGCAAGAGGTCTTATGACTTGATGTTTGCTGAAAATAGCTATCACGCGATTTTTGATGACCGCACGGGTCACAACTGGCGAACAGTGAGCAAGATCATGGTTATGTTAGAGACATTGGAATGATGGCCCAACACATCGTTAGAGGAGGACATGTCAATGGATCCGATTGATGGTGTAAGCCTGAAGTGGTGCGGCAACGGCATCGGACTGAGCGATGGGGGAGGTCATGGGATGAGCGATCGCGTAGAACGACAAGTCTCCAATCGGTTCCATCATGTCAACTGATCGAACGGCACTCTTCAAGTTCGGAGGAAGCGCGTTCGTCATCAGCGGTGTGCTCTTCTTCATCGGATACGGGCTAGACCTTATGGCGGGGCCGCCGCCCCCCACTGGTGCGGAGATCCTTGCCTGGGTCGAGGCAAACAGGCTGTTACTCTCGCTCGTTAGTGAAGTCTTGTTCTTCGCATCCACGTTGCTGATTCCTGCGCTGATCGCCCTCTACCTGAGCCTCGTGAATGACTCGCAGATCCTCGCTACGACCGGTTGCGGGCTCCTCGCTATTGTCGTCCCCGTCCTCAGCGTGCTCCTCATCGTTCAAGGGCGACTGGTCTATCCCGTCTACGGTCTCTACATCAGCGACCCTGCAGTCGCCGAGTTCGCCGTAGCTTTTTTCTACGGTGGCCTGCACATGGTCGGTCTCTTGATGGCGATCGCCACTTTCTTATTGAGCTGGGCCATGAGGCGCGGAGGGTTTGGCATGCCTGTCGTCGCGCTCGGTTTTGTCACCGCTGTGGGCGATGTGGTCTGGTCGTATCCGTATTTGATTAGCCCCGTGATCCAGCTGGGGTGTCAGCTCTTGTTAGCAGCCTGGTTCGTCGCTGTTGGCTGGCAGCTTTTCAGGATGTACCGGCAGAGCAGCGAACAGCCAGGTGCCGATTAAAATCCGGTTGGAGCAGACTCACAAGTGTTATTGGCAGCAGCAGGGGCGATCGGTGGTCGCTCAACCGGAACGTTGTGTTGCTTCGTTACTTTTAGAGCCTATGAATCTGCCGCTGCCTTCTCGGCCTCACGGAGTTGTAATAGATCCCAGAAATCACTTTCACTTTCGTCGTCGTCGTCTTCTTCAGGGAGATAGTAAAGTATCGCTCGGCGGATGAATGCAGCGGCAATCCCAACTCCGATAAACTCAGGTATCGTGAGCGCGATACGGGTGATGGCATTAACCTGTGCGACTTGTTGATTAAACGCAATTGTTCCAAAATCAGCCACCACAATCTGGAGATTGAGGAAGAAGTTTACAACCCCTGCGAATAGATTAATCACCAGCAGAAGTCTTGTTCCCTTGACAAGTGACCAATAGACTCTTGACTCTGCGAGCAACGCTTTTAACGATCTTTCTTGCTTTGGCGAATTCGGATTCATGCCTTGCATTAGAAAATAGTACATAACGGGTTTGCCAATGAGGATTGAACCCCCAAACACCACAACCGTAAAGATAGAACCCATAGTATCTTTGAAGGCAAACAGAATACCATCGACAAACCAAAATGCTAATAAGCCACGCCCAATTGCAAAAGCCCCAATATAGCTGGTAATAAAATTAAATCGTTTAGTGATAAAAAATAAATCAATAAAAATCCAAGCTACGGGAACAAGTGCAGCGACAACATAGGTCGTGACTGTCCCGAGTTGTTCATTCAGATTGTCCAAGATGAGAATGGGAATGACAGTTCCCATGACAATATCGAGAACCAGTTTTACTTTACGATTCATGGATTCGTTGCTCTCCTACTTCTGTGTGCAAACAGCAGATTTTTCACGAAAAATTTTGGAAAAGGTTTTAGGCTGCAATACCCCACGCCCTTCAATTTCACCATTAGGCTCTTTGAGATGTATGGCTGTGTACTGATAAGAGGGGACACTGCTGGGTAGAGCAAGTTCGTTAAGCAGCTCGGCGGGTATGCAAGGATAAAATGTCATGGACCGCCCTGATACCACTTTCTAACGCACCATGAACGGTGGCTGCACGGGTTGGATGAGTGGCTTCTCCGGCGAAAAATAAAACTTGATCGACCGGTTGGGCAAGCTGCGATCGCAACCCCATGCCATGTACTGGTGTATAAGAATACGCCATCCGCGCATAGGGATCCGCCTGCCAATCGACAAAAAGCGCATCCACCAATCGATCGGCTAACGGCATCTCAAATATCTGTTCTAAATTCTGTAATCCTGCTCGGATAGCGCCTTCTCGCCCCAGTGCCCCCAATTTATCCGCGCCTGCCGCGCCTGTGTAGGCCGTTAACACAGGCGCTTCATTGTGGCGTCTCCAACCGGGTCGCCACCAGAACTGGGTCTCTAGGGGGGTTAGGCAAGACTCCAATTTTTTAGACCAGAAGGGCTGATCAAATTTGAGGATTAACTTTGTGATGTGCCCTGTACCGAGCCCCTGAATGGCATTGAGTTTGGCCTCCGGGAGCTGAGGCTCAAACTCCACTGCATTCTCTTGCAACAGGGCAAGCGGCAGTGTGATCACAACCTGTTGTGCGGTGTAGGTTTGGTCGGTTTCTGTTTGCACCTGTACCGCTGATGAGCGCCAGTGAATGCGCTTGACCGGTGTTGCGTACTGAATGTTTAGCCCGGCTGTCAATTGCTCCAACAGGTGGGAGTAGCCCTTTTGCAGCCGAAAGTTATCATCGCCATCGCCTTCATAGGTTAATTCCGTTAACCCATAGATGCCTAACTGATCGAGATTTGCCCCATAGCCACCGCTGAGAAAATGGTCTAAGAGGCGACGAACATCTGGCGATAGCTCGACGTGATGGATCGAGAGGAACTCTGCCAGGCTGACATCAGGTTTCCCCTGATCAACCCATGCGGTTATCCACTCATCAATGGCCGAGCCGTCCATCACATTGAGGATGTCCATTTCAGGGATGGTTGACCAGCGTCTGAATGGCAGCAGCTTTTGATTGACGTACATAAACTGGTGCTTATATTTGTCAAAGACAGGCAGTGTCCCTAACCTGTGGCGACGAATCCATCTCCAGGTCACGGTGTTTTCACCCTGAAGGTATTCCGCACCGCATTCGATAGGATGCGGGGCAAAATCGTAGTTTGTGTTGACCCGGCCCCCGATGCGATCGCGAGCCTCAAGCAAGAGCACAGAGCGATTGGCATCCTGCAGTGTCCGGGCTGCTGCTAACCCTGCCGCCCCCGCGCCAATAACGATGGTGTCGTAGTGGGTTTGATCGGGCAATGGTTTAGCGGCTATGGGTTGGCGCCTCCTGGTCAGCCAAGGAATGACAGAAAGTAGGGCCACCAATGAACGCCGAGTGATAGTTCGCATGGACAAAGCCCCTCGAAGAGGCGATAAAATTTGAACAGTGTTCACGTTTTTCTAAAATACGAACAGTGTTCACGTTTTGTCAACCTACAGGAACGCTGCTGATCCGAACTATGCTTTCATCTTGAGTAGGCGGGTATCCCATTTCCCGATCGAGGCATCCTCTAAAGCAGGAACGGCACAAATCGATGTCCCCACCGAATTCCTCTGGCTCACCCAAGCTCAATAAGATGCGGCGGCAGCCTCAGCAAGCTCGCAGCCAGGAGCGAGTAAGGCACATTCTTGATGTTGCAGAGCAACTATTTCTAGAAACTGGGTATGAATCAACCACGACCCGAGCGATCGCAGCCCGAGCGAAAGTTTCAGTCGGCTCACTTTACCAGTTCTTTCCTGACAAAGAAGCGATTCTCAAGGCCCTGGCAATTCGCTATATGGAGGCACAGTATCAGCGGTTTCTTGATCTGCACACTTCAGACGCAGTGACCTTGCCGTTACGCAATTATGTTGATCAGATGATTGACGTATTTGACCAGTTCTATACAGAATATCCGGGTTCCCGAGCTATTTTTGAACAGCTATTAGATACGATTACCTGGTCTGCAATTGAGAAAATCGACGACTTTGAATATCAAGTGATTGATGAATTAGCTCGATTCTTTCATTCCCGCCAGCCAAGCTTATCAATAGCCAAGTGTGAGCAGATGGCCATGGTCATTACCAAGATAGTGACTGAACTTTTATGGCTTTCTCTTAGTGGTAATCAGGAATTTCGTCAAGAACTTGTGGCCGAAACTAAGCTGCTGACTCTAAGTTATCTTCAGCAATACTTGAATGAAGACAATCAGGTTTAAGAGAATGTGGAGAAGCCTACAGCCTTTCTTAGCTGAGTGAGGTAAATCCTGGTCGCAATAGGGTCTAGGGTCTGGGGTTTGGGGTCTAAGGTTAGTACTTCATCAGAGTGAGAAACGCTGTAGATGATCCAGACGCACAGCAGAACAATCTGTTTGGAGCGGACTGTGGCAAGATTTTGGTTCCGATGTAGGGGCTGTTTGCAGTTGCTCAGCCAGAATGTTAGACGGCAAATTTTATTGGGATGAAGATTTATGCTGGAGGCAGTGACGATTAACCGACGCTCATTTCTTCAATTTTCTTCGACTTGTGCAGGTTCTATCTTAATGAGCCAGTTATTTTCAGGGTGTAGCACCGGCAATAAAATGGAGACTTTTGCGACTGATTCAACTTGGTGGATGCCTGATGAATCAGAACCGCACGAGCGTACGTGGATGTCATTGGGTGCTAGCCCCAAAATTTGGGGGAATCAACTGCTTCCAGCTGTTCAAGAGAATTTAATCACCATTGCCAAATCCATTGCTGATTATGAGCCTGTCTACATGCTGGTTCGAGAAGCAGACTACGATTTTGCTGTCCAAAAGTTTGGTTCATTAATCACCTTAATCACCTGTCCCTTAGACGACCTGTGGATGCGTGATACGGGTCCTGTTTTTGTCAAAAATGATCAGGTCAATATTGGAGGAATTGACTTCAATTTCAATGGTTGGGGCCAAAAGCAGCAGCATAGCCATGATGCTGAAGTAGCTCGTTTTGTGATTGAACACACGAGCAGTCAGGCGATCGCAACCCAGCTGATATTAGAAGGGGGAGCCATTGAAGTAGATGGTCACGGCACAGCGATGATGACTGAAAGCAGTGTTCTCAATTGCAATCGCAATCCCGGTATGAGTAAGTCTGAGTTTGAGGCTTTACTCAAGCCGCTCTTAGGCTTACGCAAGATTGTCTGGCTGCCTGGCATTCGGGGTAGAGACATTACTGATGGTCATATTGACTTCTATGCTCGCTTTGCTAGCCCCGGTGTTGTCGTGGCAGGATATGAGCCTGATCCAGCCTTCTTTGACCATGCCGTTACGAAAAATAATTTGGATATACTGCGCTCTGAAACCGATGCTGACGGACGCCAGCTAGACGTTATCGTGCTGGAGAATCCCCAAACAATTCGGCCCACGTTTGAAACGGCGGAGTTTGCAGCAGGCTATATCAATTTTTATGTGGTGAATGGAGCGGTGATCATTCCAGAGTTTGGTGATGATTTAGCAGATAGTAAAGCAAAATCGACCTTACAAGACCTCTATCCTGGGCGTGACATCGTACAGCTGAATATTGATGCGATCGCGGCGGGTGGGGGTGGCATACACTGCACCACCCAGCAACAACCCCGAGCCTAACAATGCCCCTGTACAGCGATCGCGTTCAACCGATCGAACAACTGCTTATAGCGGTATGCAGGCTAATCAAGCACACCCTAGACCCCAAACCCTAGACCCTGTCTTGACCCGAATGTACTGGACTCACCTGAACAAGGCTATAGCAGCTGAAGCGGCTGGGTGTGGACTAGCACAATCACCTGGATGCCAGCCTCATGCCATTTGCCATGTCATCTCTTCCCCTGCCCGTAAAGGGACGAGTCCAGATTCAGACAGTAGCAGCTCCTCAGGAATGCGCCAAGGTGTTTTGATCAAGGTGATTTGCTCAGTATTGCGGGGTAGGTGATAAAAGTCTGGGCCGTGAAAGCTGGCGAAAGCTTCAAGTTTATCGAGGGCATCAACGCTTTCAAACGCTTCTGCATACAGCTCCAGGGCGTGCAAGGCTGAATAGCACCCCGCACAGCCACAGGA
Encoded proteins:
- a CDS encoding FAD-dependent oxidoreductase — translated: MRTITRRSLVALLSVIPWLTRRRQPIAAKPLPDQTHYDTIVIGAGAAGLAAARTLQDANRSVLLLEARDRIGGRVNTNYDFAPHPIECGAEYLQGENTVTWRWIRRHRLGTLPVFDKYKHQFMYVNQKLLPFRRWSTIPEMDILNVMDGSAIDEWITAWVDQGKPDVSLAEFLSIHHVELSPDVRRLLDHFLSGGYGANLDQLGIYGLTELTYEGDGDDNFRLQKGYSHLLEQLTAGLNIQYATPVKRIHWRSSAVQVQTETDQTYTAQQVVITLPLALLQENAVEFEPQLPEAKLNAIQGLGTGHITKLILKFDQPFWSKKLESCLTPLETQFWWRPGWRRHNEAPVLTAYTGAAGADKLGALGREGAIRAGLQNLEQIFEMPLADRLVDALFVDWQADPYARMAYSYTPVHGMGLRSQLAQPVDQVLFFAGEATHPTRAATVHGALESGIRAVHDILSLHTRRAA
- a CDS encoding agmatine deiminase family protein; protein product: MSQLFSGCSTGNKMETFATDSTWWMPDESEPHERTWMSLGASPKIWGNQLLPAVQENLITIAKSIADYEPVYMLVREADYDFAVQKFGSLITLITCPLDDLWMRDTGPVFVKNDQVNIGGIDFNFNGWGQKQQHSHDAEVARFVIEHTSSQAIATQLILEGGAIEVDGHGTAMMTESSVLNCNRNPGMSKSEFEALLKPLLGLRKIVWLPGIRGRDITDGHIDFYARFASPGVVVAGYEPDPAFFDHAVTKNNLDILRSETDADGRQLDVIVLENPQTIRPTFETAEFAAGYINFYVVNGAVIIPEFGDDLADSKAKSTLQDLYPGRDIVQLNIDAIAAGGGGIHCTTQQQPRA
- a CDS encoding TetR/AcrR family transcriptional regulator codes for the protein MSPPNSSGSPKLNKMRRQPQQARSQERVRHILDVAEQLFLETGYESTTTRAIAARAKVSVGSLYQFFPDKEAILKALAIRYMEAQYQRFLDLHTSDAVTLPLRNYVDQMIDVFDQFYTEYPGSRAIFEQLLDTITWSAIEKIDDFEYQVIDELARFFHSRQPSLSIAKCEQMAMVITKIVTELLWLSLSGNQEFRQELVAETKLLTLSYLQQYLNEDNQV
- a CDS encoding zinc-binding alcohol dehydrogenase family protein translates to MKAIGYTDAGPISAANALIEFETDMPQPGSNDLLVEVRGISVNPVDVKVRASMQPDNGPGILGFDAAGIVKAVGSATTRFQPGDAVFYAGDITRPGTNAAFHVVDERIVGRKPSSLSFTEAAGMPLTTITAWEILFDSFGLKEGEGTGEALLVIGGAGGVGSILIQLAKKLTGLTVIATASRDDTRTWVKKMGADHVVNHRNPLDEEMKALDISPRYVASLTHTDKHFEAIIKLIKPRGHVALIDDPKALNVVPLKSKALSLSWEFMFARSLFQTEDMDAQHMLLNRVADLLDNGTLIATVNNHGGGLSVASLRAAHELQESGTAIGKTVLDGFC
- a CDS encoding winged helix-turn-helix transcriptional regulator, with amino-acid sequence MTRKYNWKTGCDVEATLSVIGGRWKPILVCHLLDGRKRFGELRRLTPNATERMITLQLRELEADGVIARHVYAEVPPRVEYEVTEFGRSLEAILVLMQEWGSAFKARRLAEELEGEQSAKTA